One genomic window of Acidobacteriota bacterium includes the following:
- a CDS encoding carboxypeptidase regulatory-like domain-containing protein has product MIARFIPVVVLLFSFPGLAQNRATTAEITGLLEDTTGGVLPGATVTAVNPDNGLTRAAVSGPMGSYSIMLLPPGRYDIRAELPGFRAVRLDDVTITVGARRTISFTLAPAGVAEDVTVTARTSAVETTTDTSDVTLDRQAISNLPINGRRFHDFVSLTPTAQVEPQRGQISLAGQRGINGNVSIDGADYNQPFFGGIRGGERSQFTFTIPQEAIREFRVVKAGYSPEFGRSTGGLVNAITESGTNATHGSAFYLLRPEQLALQNAFGQDAAPTQHQFGGSLGGPLVRDRAFYFVAYEQQEFKAGREVRFTRLSGFSPTAASREGYEHYRGLETPFDVTNDAKAWLARFDFDLARGNRFNVRYNGSTNRALNSDGVGGVIVPTTHRSLETNGTEEDSTQTAVGQFTGAPSSNLLFELRGQYSREDRPRSANALKPLVDLSLGEFGTRSFRPTTQYDWRAQAGGNVTWLAGSHGVKAGFDVNHVFIDQIFGFFQNGGYLVFGSDVETTLDIIGVGGAIPNRFDSRSLIYVQQIGNLKNSFATDEVGLFVQDEWRVAPTLTVNYGLRWDAQLNPAPDADNRTLLDQLGGVRFPIGRTVDPSTIPSSRQQFGPRAGFAWDPTGGAKTVVRRFTGVYYARTPLLLLSGPMNNFRVPPGDVTVALPFRVPPGNPNDTLYEQMNLIGIDLNERTLDNLPTLTPDQMSAIATALGIENNPFAGARLTLMDRDFRNPMARQLGAGVEHEISPGWSLGADLLVVDTIHLQRNRDLNVPLPAVRRDDPAQRPFFGLRSGTARPVPGLDSVTVRESTASALYRALTVRSEIRRSWGQFSAYYVLSKNESNDDNERSASGVSYENGYDLASEYGPSRLDRRHQVHVTGVVMLPGDVDISTGMYIFSGAPFDARMGTDSNEDRGGADRPYSAPGVPFTRNAFRDVPVADINLRVQKRFSAGADRQAVVSLEFFNLFNRDNVTLRQGFSTVANYCASSRDLSCGLDGRPSNPNFARTRGEDGEYLTGNIPGPPFQMQIGFRLLF; this is encoded by the coding sequence ATGATCGCGCGTTTTATCCCGGTTGTCGTGCTCCTGTTTTCCTTTCCGGGACTGGCCCAGAACCGGGCGACCACCGCCGAGATCACGGGCCTGCTCGAAGATACGACCGGCGGCGTCCTGCCCGGCGCCACCGTGACCGCCGTCAACCCGGACAACGGCCTGACCCGCGCCGCCGTCTCCGGCCCCATGGGGTCCTACAGCATCATGCTGTTGCCGCCCGGCCGGTATGACATCCGCGCTGAGCTACCCGGATTCCGCGCCGTGCGTCTCGACGACGTGACGATCACCGTGGGCGCCCGCCGGACCATCAGTTTCACCCTCGCTCCTGCCGGTGTCGCGGAGGATGTCACGGTGACCGCAAGGACCTCCGCCGTCGAAACCACGACGGACACGTCCGACGTGACGCTCGACCGCCAGGCCATCTCGAACCTGCCCATCAACGGCCGGCGCTTCCATGATTTCGTCTCCCTGACTCCGACCGCTCAGGTCGAGCCACAGCGCGGACAGATCTCGCTGGCGGGACAACGCGGCATCAACGGCAATGTCAGCATCGACGGAGCCGACTACAACCAGCCGTTCTTCGGCGGCATCCGGGGCGGAGAACGTTCGCAGTTCACGTTTACGATTCCCCAGGAAGCGATCCGCGAGTTCCGGGTGGTCAAGGCCGGCTACTCGCCCGAGTTCGGCCGGTCGACCGGCGGGCTCGTCAACGCCATTACCGAGTCGGGCACGAACGCAACCCACGGGTCGGCGTTCTACCTCCTGCGGCCCGAGCAACTCGCGTTGCAAAACGCGTTCGGCCAGGACGCAGCGCCGACGCAGCACCAGTTCGGCGGCTCCCTGGGCGGCCCGCTTGTCCGAGACCGGGCGTTCTATTTCGTCGCCTACGAACAGCAGGAGTTCAAGGCGGGGCGCGAGGTGCGTTTCACCCGGCTCTCCGGCTTCTCGCCCACGGCGGCCAGCCGCGAAGGGTACGAACACTATCGAGGCCTCGAGACACCTTTCGACGTGACCAACGACGCCAAAGCCTGGCTGGCCCGGTTCGACTTCGACCTGGCGCGCGGAAACCGCTTCAACGTCCGCTACAACGGCAGCACGAACCGGGCCCTCAATTCCGACGGCGTCGGGGGCGTCATCGTTCCGACCACCCACCGCTCGCTCGAAACCAACGGCACGGAGGAGGATTCGACGCAGACGGCGGTCGGCCAGTTCACCGGCGCGCCGTCATCCAACCTCCTCTTCGAACTGCGCGGGCAATATTCGCGGGAGGACCGGCCGCGCTCGGCCAATGCCCTCAAGCCGCTCGTCGATCTGTCGCTCGGGGAATTCGGCACCCGCAGTTTCCGCCCCACGACGCAGTACGACTGGCGGGCGCAGGCGGGCGGCAATGTGACGTGGCTCGCCGGCTCGCACGGGGTGAAGGCAGGATTCGACGTCAACCACGTCTTCATCGACCAGATATTCGGCTTCTTCCAGAACGGCGGCTATCTCGTCTTCGGCTCGGACGTCGAGACCACACTGGACATCATCGGCGTCGGCGGCGCCATCCCCAACCGGTTCGACTCCCGCTCATTGATCTACGTTCAGCAGATCGGAAACCTGAAAAACTCGTTCGCGACCGACGAGGTCGGACTCTTCGTGCAGGACGAGTGGCGCGTGGCGCCCACACTGACGGTCAACTACGGACTTCGCTGGGACGCCCAGCTCAATCCGGCCCCCGACGCCGACAACCGGACCCTGCTCGATCAACTGGGCGGCGTCAGGTTCCCCATCGGCCGCACCGTCGACCCGTCGACGATCCCGAGCAGCCGTCAGCAGTTTGGTCCCCGGGCCGGCTTCGCGTGGGACCCCACCGGCGGCGCGAAGACTGTGGTTCGGCGGTTCACCGGCGTCTACTACGCGCGGACCCCGTTGCTGCTCCTGTCCGGTCCGATGAACAACTTCCGCGTGCCGCCGGGTGACGTGACGGTGGCCCTGCCGTTTCGCGTCCCTCCGGGGAATCCGAATGACACCCTGTACGAGCAGATGAATCTGATCGGGATCGACCTCAACGAGCGGACTCTCGACAACCTGCCGACCCTCACCCCGGACCAGATGTCGGCCATCGCCACCGCGCTCGGAATCGAGAACAACCCGTTCGCCGGCGCCCGCCTCACCCTGATGGACCGGGACTTCAGAAACCCGATGGCGAGGCAGCTTGGCGCCGGCGTCGAGCACGAGATCAGTCCCGGCTGGTCGCTGGGCGCCGACCTGCTCGTCGTCGACACGATTCACCTGCAACGCAACCGGGACCTCAACGTGCCGCTGCCGGCAGTGAGGCGCGACGATCCGGCGCAACGTCCATTCTTCGGCCTGCGGAGCGGAACGGCGCGGCCGGTGCCGGGACTCGACAGCGTGACGGTCCGCGAGTCGACCGCGTCGGCGCTTTACCGCGCGCTGACGGTCCGCTCGGAGATCCGCCGCTCCTGGGGACAGTTCAGCGCCTACTACGTGTTGTCCAAAAACGAATCCAACGACGACAACGAACGGTCGGCAAGCGGAGTGTCCTACGAGAACGGATACGACCTGGCCTCGGAGTACGGTCCCAGCAGACTCGACCGCCGGCACCAGGTCCACGTGACGGGCGTGGTCATGCTGCCCGGAGACGTCGATATCTCGACCGGAATGTACATCTTCTCAGGCGCGCCGTTCGACGCTCGAATGGGCACCGATTCCAACGAGGACCGGGGCGGCGCCGACCGTCCCTACAGCGCGCCCGGCGTGCCGTTCACCAGAAACGCGTTCCGCGACGTGCCCGTTGCCGACATCAACCTGAGGGTGCAGAAGCGGTTCTCGGCCGGCGCGGACCGGCAAGCGGTGGTTTCGCTGGAATTCTTCAACCTTTTCAACCGCGACAATGTCACGCTCCGCCAGGGTTTCTCCACCGTCGCCAACTATTGCGCCAGTTCGCGCGACTTGTCCTGTGGCCTTGACGGACGACCGTCGAACCCCAACTTCGCCCGGACCCGGGGCGAAGACGGCGAATACCTGACGGGGAACATCCCGGGACCACCCTTCCAGATGCAGATCGGCTTTCGGCTGCTGTTCTGA